In Chloracidobacterium sp., the following proteins share a genomic window:
- a CDS encoding serine/threonine protein kinase encodes MGRSDWERVKEIFVEAGELAPDGRVAFLDEACGGDAELRSEVESLLAEHDEADDSFERNAVDLTAAIKGDREKYAGRQFGHFEIISELGAGGMGTVFLAKRSDGEFDQQIALKVIRNTIIDAETERRFRRERQILADLNHPNIAKLIDGGVSDDGEPFLAMEYVEGRSLIESCDNAGLDVTARLRLFTRICSAVSYAHQNLVVHRDIKPGNILVTANGEPKLLDFGLAKIVDQNIFEAETTATVNRAFTPAYASPEQFLGKHVTTRSDVYSLGVVLFELLTGRKPYDFDGRSLDEIIRTMSDSEPPRPSDLGEFGGDRGPTLKGDLDNIVLKAIQKDETQRYSSVDELTNDIERYLAGRPVSARPATITYRAAKFFRRNRIAVSAAAAVLIALILGLVVTLWQYNVARRERDLAEQRFNDVRRLSNSLLFEIAPEIESLPGSLAAREIILKRAVEYLDSLASQSQNDLQLQAELASAYQKIGDLQGNPANPNFIMLADAIGSYEKALAIRKAILNETPNDNDLRWRTAENHRLLGRVLAETNDYDGEQSHMLAARQMLEELLARDNSD; translated from the coding sequence ATGGGCCGCTCTGACTGGGAACGTGTCAAAGAGATATTCGTCGAGGCGGGCGAACTCGCGCCGGACGGGCGTGTGGCTTTTCTCGATGAGGCGTGCGGAGGCGACGCGGAATTGCGCTCAGAGGTCGAGTCGCTGCTGGCCGAGCACGACGAGGCGGACGACAGTTTTGAACGCAACGCCGTCGATCTGACGGCGGCGATAAAGGGCGACAGAGAGAAATACGCCGGACGGCAATTCGGGCATTTTGAGATCATTAGCGAGCTTGGGGCGGGCGGGATGGGCACCGTGTTTCTCGCCAAGCGGTCGGATGGCGAGTTTGACCAGCAGATCGCCCTCAAGGTCATCCGAAATACGATCATCGACGCCGAGACGGAGCGGCGTTTTCGGCGCGAGCGGCAGATACTCGCCGACCTGAATCATCCCAACATCGCAAAGCTGATCGACGGCGGCGTGTCCGACGACGGCGAGCCATTCCTCGCGATGGAATACGTCGAGGGCCGGTCGCTGATCGAATCTTGCGACAACGCGGGCCTCGATGTCACGGCTCGATTGCGGTTGTTCACGCGTATCTGCTCGGCGGTCAGCTATGCTCACCAGAACCTCGTCGTCCACCGTGACATCAAGCCCGGCAACATTCTTGTCACCGCGAACGGCGAGCCAAAACTGCTCGATTTTGGCCTGGCAAAGATCGTCGATCAGAACATTTTTGAGGCTGAAACGACGGCGACCGTGAACCGCGCGTTCACACCCGCATATGCCAGCCCTGAGCAGTTTCTCGGCAAGCATGTGACGACGCGCAGCGATGTCTATTCGCTCGGCGTTGTCCTGTTCGAACTACTGACGGGCCGGAAGCCTTATGATTTTGACGGCCGCAGCCTCGACGAGATCATCAGGACGATGTCCGACAGCGAACCGCCGAGGCCGAGCGACCTTGGGGAGTTCGGCGGTGACCGAGGCCCGACTCTCAAGGGGGATCTCGACAACATCGTTCTCAAAGCAATTCAGAAGGACGAGACGCAGCGTTATTCATCGGTCGATGAGCTGACGAATGATATTGAGCGTTACCTCGCCGGGCGGCCCGTTTCGGCACGGCCCGCCACAATCACTTATCGTGCCGCTAAGTTCTTTCGTCGCAATAGAATAGCGGTCTCAGCGGCGGCGGCAGTGCTCATCGCATTGATACTCGGCCTCGTCGTCACGCTGTGGCAATACAATGTTGCTCGGCGAGAGCGCGACCTTGCCGAACAGCGGTTCAATGACGTGCGGCGGCTGTCGAATTCGCTCCTTTTCGAGATCGCACCCGAGATCGAATCGCTGCCCGGCTCGCTTGCCGCACGCGAGATCATTCTAAAACGGGCCGTTGAATACCTCGACAGTCTCGCTTCGCAATCACAGAACGACCTGCAATTACAGGCCGAGCTTGCCTCCGCATATCAAAAGATCGGCGACCTGCAAGGCAATCCGGCGAACCCGAACTTCATCATGTTGGCCGATGCGATCGGCAGCTATGAAAAAGCTTTGGCGATACGAAAGGCAATTCTCAATGAGACTCCGAACGACAACGATTTGCGCTGGCGAACAGCCGAGAACCATCGCCTGCTTGGGCGCGTGCTGGCAGAGACAAACGATTACGACGGCGAGCAATCGCATATGCTCGCAGCGCGTCAGATGCTCGAAGAATTGCTTGCTCGCGACAATTCAGACTAG
- a CDS encoding polyphosphate kinase 2 family protein, with translation MNIDSFRAKEGAKLDLREHATDFTGDYTDKDAAVKDLAKNVKRLRELQDVLYAQDVYSLLIVFQAMDAAGKDGAIEHVMSGVNPQGCHVVSFKQPSAEELDHDFLWRCQKALPGKGMIGIFNRSHYEEVLVVRVHPEYLGAQRLPPEVQDAPDFWTRRFVHIRDWEQHLAENGVHVLKFFLNVSKAEQKQRFLDRIAEPDKNWKFSMGDVKERAHWDKYMHAYTEAIQATSTEHAPWYVVPADKKWFTRLAVSEVIVQKLESLDLHYPVVSDSHKVELAEAKVLLEGE, from the coding sequence ATGAACATCGATAGCTTTCGCGCCAAAGAGGGCGCAAAACTCGACCTTCGTGAACATGCAACCGATTTCACCGGCGATTATACAGACAAAGATGCGGCGGTGAAAGACCTTGCGAAGAACGTCAAGCGGCTTCGCGAGCTGCAGGACGTGCTTTACGCGCAGGATGTGTATTCGCTGCTGATCGTCTTTCAGGCGATGGACGCAGCGGGCAAGGATGGGGCGATCGAGCACGTTATGTCTGGCGTCAATCCGCAGGGCTGCCATGTGGTCTCATTCAAACAGCCATCGGCCGAGGAACTGGATCACGATTTTCTCTGGCGTTGTCAGAAGGCCCTGCCCGGCAAGGGAATGATCGGCATCTTTAATCGGTCGCATTACGAAGAGGTGCTAGTTGTCCGCGTGCATCCCGAATACCTGGGTGCACAGCGCTTGCCGCCGGAGGTGCAGGATGCGCCCGACTTCTGGACCAGGCGGTTCGTCCATATTCGTGACTGGGAACAACATCTCGCCGAGAACGGCGTGCACGTTCTCAAGTTCTTTCTGAACGTCTCGAAAGCCGAGCAGAAGCAGCGTTTCCTCGACAGGATCGCTGAGCCGGACAAGAACTGGAAATTCTCAATGGGCGATGTCAAAGAGAGGGCACATTGGGACAAATATATGCACGCCTACACCGAAGCGATCCAGGCAACCTCGACGGAGCATGCCCCATGGTACGTCGTTCCGGCGGACAAGAAGTGGTTCACACGTCTCGCGGTGTCTGAGGTGATAGTGCAAAAACTCGAATCCTTAGACCTGCATTATCCGGTCGTCTCCGACAGCCACAAGGTCGAGCTTGCCGAGGCGAAGGTGTTGCTGGAAGGCGAGTAG
- a CDS encoding isoprenylcysteine carboxylmethyltransferase family protein: protein MRHLGATALAMLGVVIAGSCILRFATDGRGTLSPLDPTKKLVIRGFYRYSRNPMYVGVMLIMIGEIVFFWSLALAIYAAIVFVAFNLFIVLHEEPRCRREFGGEYEDYCRQVRRWL, encoded by the coding sequence GTGAGGCATCTAGGTGCGACGGCTCTCGCGATGCTTGGCGTCGTTATAGCCGGGTCCTGCATTCTACGTTTTGCGACTGATGGTCGAGGAACGCTCTCACCGCTCGACCCGACAAAGAAACTCGTCATTCGCGGATTCTATCGGTATTCGCGAAATCCGATGTATGTGGGCGTGATGCTGATCATGATCGGCGAGATCGTATTCTTTTGGAGTCTTGCGCTGGCGATATATGCTGCGATAGTTTTCGTCGCGTTCAATCTATTCATAGTCCTTCACGAAGAGCCTCGCTGCCGGCGTGAATTTGGCGGCGAGTATGAAGATTATTGCCGGCAAGTGCGCCGATGGCTTTGA
- the thiC gene encoding phosphomethylpyrimidine synthase ThiC codes for MKQQSAVSSQQKAEKNSDEVRLPASQKVYVEAGGSHEMRVPFREIALSPSKEMDGTLIENQSVRVYDTSGPWTDADAGHAVRNGLPALRREWIFARADVEEYKGRTVVPQDNGYLSAGAEETARVSSPHVNKGSTNGKGRLEEFPGLKRSPLRARSGSCVTQMHYARNGIVTPEMEFVAIRENLGRKIAFETLQNGDGDDRSSLMHQHGGQSFGASIPKFVTPEFVRDEVARGRAIIPANINHPESEPMIIGRNFLVKINANIGNSAIASSIEEEVEKMRWATLWGADTVMDLSTGKNIHATREWILRNSPMPIGTVPIYQALEKVNGKAEDLTWEIYRDTLIEQAEQGVDYFTIHAGVRLPYIPLTARRTTGIVSRGGSIMAKWCLAHHEESFLYTRFREICEIMRTYDVSFSLGDGLRPGSIADANDEAQFAELETLGELTKIAWEMDCQTMIEGPGHVPMHLIKENMDKQLEVCGEAPFYTLGPLTTDIAPGYDHITSGIGAAMIGWFGCAMLCYVTPKEHLGLPNKQDVKEGVITYKLAAHAADLAKGHPAAQYRDNALSKARFEFRWEDQFNLGLDPEKAKEFHDETLPAEGAKLAHFCSMCGPHFCSMKITQEVREFAAEQGVTEEKALAVGMSEKAKEFVATGSEIYHGNLPE; via the coding sequence ATGAAACAGCAGTCAGCAGTCAGCAGTCAGCAAAAAGCAGAAAAGAACAGCGATGAGGTGAGACTGCCTGCATCGCAAAAGGTTTATGTCGAGGCCGGCGGTTCTCACGAAATGCGTGTGCCTTTTCGCGAAATAGCCTTGTCGCCGTCAAAGGAGATGGACGGCACGCTCATCGAGAATCAGTCGGTGCGCGTTTACGACACGAGCGGGCCGTGGACGGATGCCGACGCCGGTCACGCAGTGCGAAACGGTCTGCCGGCATTGAGGCGAGAGTGGATATTTGCGCGTGCCGATGTCGAGGAATATAAGGGTCGAACTGTCGTTCCGCAGGACAATGGCTATTTGAGTGCAGGTGCAGAAGAGACCGCACGAGTCAGTAGCCCGCACGTAAATAAGGGTTCAACGAACGGTAAAGGCCGCTTGGAGGAATTCCCGGGCCTGAAACGTTCGCCCCTTCGAGCGAGGTCTGGCTCGTGTGTAACGCAGATGCACTATGCGCGTAATGGCATCGTTACGCCCGAGATGGAATTCGTCGCGATCCGCGAGAATCTGGGACGTAAGATCGCGTTCGAAACGCTCCAGAACGGTGATGGCGATGACCGTTCGTCGCTGATGCACCAGCACGGCGGCCAGTCATTCGGCGCGTCCATCCCCAAATTTGTCACGCCCGAATTTGTGCGTGATGAGGTGGCTAGAGGTCGGGCGATAATTCCGGCGAACATCAATCATCCCGAATCTGAGCCGATGATTATCGGGCGAAATTTTCTGGTGAAAATCAATGCCAACATCGGAAATTCGGCGATAGCCTCAAGCATCGAGGAAGAAGTTGAAAAGATGCGTTGGGCGACTTTGTGGGGAGCGGATACGGTGATGGATTTGTCAACGGGCAAAAATATCCACGCCACGCGGGAATGGATTTTGCGGAATTCGCCGATGCCGATCGGAACGGTGCCGATCTATCAGGCACTAGAAAAAGTGAACGGCAAGGCGGAGGATCTGACGTGGGAAATTTACCGCGACACTTTGATCGAACAAGCCGAACAAGGCGTTGATTATTTCACGATCCACGCCGGAGTTCGCCTGCCCTACATTCCTTTGACGGCGCGCCGTACGACGGGCATCGTCTCACGCGGCGGCTCGATCATGGCGAAATGGTGTCTCGCCCATCACGAAGAAAGTTTTCTCTACACCCGATTTCGGGAAATTTGCGAGATTATGCGGACTTACGACGTTTCGTTCTCGCTTGGCGACGGCTTGCGTCCAGGCTCGATTGCCGATGCCAATGATGAAGCCCAATTTGCCGAACTCGAAACGCTCGGCGAACTGACGAAAATCGCTTGGGAAATGGATTGCCAAACGATGATCGAAGGTCCCGGTCACGTCCCGATGCACCTCATCAAAGAGAATATGGACAAGCAGTTGGAGGTCTGCGGCGAAGCACCTTTCTACACGCTCGGGCCGCTGACCACCGACATCGCACCCGGCTACGACCACATCACAAGCGGCATCGGAGCGGCGATGATCGGCTGGTTCGGCTGTGCGATGCTCTGCTATGTTACGCCAAAGGAACACCTCGGATTGCCGAACAAACAAGATGTCAAAGAAGGCGTTATCACCTACAAACTCGCCGCCCACGCGGCCGACCTCGCCAAAGGTCATCCGGCGGCTCAATACCGCGACAACGCCCTCTCCAAAGCCCGCTTCGAATTCCGCTGGGAAGACCAGTTCAACCTCGGTCTTGACCCCGAAAAAGCCAAAGAATTCCACGACGAAACCCTCCCCGCCGAAGGTGCCAAACTCGCCCACTTCTGCTCAATGTGCGGCCCACATTTTTGCTCGATGAAGATCACGCAGGAAGTACGCGAGTTCGCCGCTGAACAAGGCGTTACCGAGGAAAAGGCCCTTGCCGTCGGTATGAGTGAGAAAGCAAAGGAGTTCGTCGCCACAGGCAGCGAGATATATCACGGGAATTTGCCCGAATGA
- a CDS encoding zinc ribbon domain-containing protein, with protein sequence MFCPGCGVEDLSANQFCRSCGADLRGVRAAVTDTITVSAATARNEIGAAVAARIREIRSAAELSTVTEEVLPQIEKFLESPAERRLRRMRIGTILASIGLGAAIAMSFVSIVKGQEDLLFLAGLGLVAFFIGLGFILNGIFLTVPRHGAAEAQTDTEILKGLDIGANDLQIPAPPARDLFSSVTEHTTKHLKGRDKT encoded by the coding sequence ATGTTCTGCCCCGGTTGTGGAGTTGAAGATCTTTCGGCGAACCAGTTTTGCCGCTCGTGCGGAGCCGATCTGCGCGGTGTGAGAGCGGCGGTCACTGACACCATTACGGTGTCAGCGGCGACGGCCCGCAATGAGATCGGGGCTGCTGTTGCCGCTCGCATTCGCGAGATCCGTTCGGCTGCCGAGTTGTCGACAGTCACCGAAGAGGTGCTGCCCCAGATAGAGAAATTTCTCGAATCGCCGGCCGAAAGGCGTCTCAGGCGCATGCGGATCGGCACGATCCTGGCGTCGATCGGCCTCGGCGCCGCGATCGCAATGTCATTTGTGAGTATCGTGAAAGGCCAGGAGGACCTGCTCTTTCTTGCGGGGCTGGGTCTCGTAGCGTTCTTTATAGGCCTGGGGTTCATTCTGAACGGGATATTTCTCACCGTTCCGCGACACGGTGCCGCCGAGGCGCAGACCGATACTGAGATCCTCAAGGGCCTTGATATCGGAGCGAACGACTTGCAAATACCGGCCCCGCCGGCCCGCGACCTGTTTTCGTCCGTGACCGAGCATACGACCAAACATCTAAAAGGAAGAGATAAGACCTAA
- a CDS encoding FkbM family methyltransferase has translation MSLVKDLSYRALDAVTLGRGIERRIGGEPIRFPAKWSRYYEADYEPETFEFFRTHLKAGDVVLDIGGHIGLFAVVTARLVGASGKVFSFEPTPFTRGVLQQVVDLNGCGDVVEVRSEAVSSKRGETVFYDTGDDVSNANSLVRTERSKAEIRVPTISVDEFAAERGLTVNCIKIDVEGAELDVLIGAERTFREQRPVARLGLHPKFITQNGQSLDEIWERLADYKLAVIFDGESVNREWFVSQADLFDVNLIPS, from the coding sequence GTGAGCCTCGTTAAGGACCTCAGCTATCGTGCCCTCGATGCCGTGACGCTTGGTCGCGGTATCGAGCGACGGATCGGCGGGGAGCCGATCAGATTTCCCGCGAAATGGAGCCGCTATTACGAGGCTGATTACGAGCCGGAGACGTTCGAATTTTTTCGAACGCATCTTAAAGCCGGTGATGTGGTGCTGGATATTGGCGGGCATATCGGTTTGTTTGCGGTTGTGACGGCGAGGTTGGTCGGGGCGTCGGGAAAGGTGTTTTCATTCGAGCCGACGCCGTTTACTCGGGGCGTGCTCCAGCAAGTTGTTGATCTGAATGGCTGCGGCGACGTGGTCGAAGTGCGGAGCGAGGCCGTGTCGTCGAAACGCGGCGAGACGGTGTTTTATGACACGGGCGACGATGTTTCGAACGCAAATTCGCTAGTCCGGACCGAACGGAGCAAGGCCGAGATACGCGTTCCGACGATCTCGGTGGACGAATTTGCCGCCGAGCGAGGCCTCACGGTCAACTGTATCAAGATCGACGTCGAGGGTGCCGAGCTTGACGTGCTGATCGGGGCCGAACGGACGTTTCGCGAGCAGCGGCCGGTTGCTCGGTTGGGATTGCATCCAAAGTTCATCACGCAGAACGGCCAATCGCTCGATGAGATATGGGAACGGCTCGCGGACTACAAACTCGCGGTCATTTTTGACGGCGAGAGCGTGAACCGCGAGTGGTTCGTGTCGCAGGCTGACCTTTTTGACGTCAATCTGATACCGTCTTAA
- a CDS encoding sigma-70 family RNA polymerase sigma factor has protein sequence MNERSDVTDILGKIGAGDESAPERLLEIVYDDLRRLAGAYFKNERSGHTLQPTALVHEAYMRLVNWDNVSWQNRAHFFAVAAQVMRHILIDHARGKGSQRRYGGERVLLSEADRLAESTEIDVLRLEEALQELAKADARQARIVEMRFFGGLSNVEAGHVLGISERTVKREWAFAKAWLRRELKR, from the coding sequence ATGAACGAGCGATCGGATGTCACTGACATACTCGGCAAAATAGGTGCCGGTGATGAAAGCGCGCCCGAGCGCCTGTTGGAGATCGTTTATGACGATCTCAGGCGGTTGGCCGGTGCGTACTTCAAGAACGAACGCTCAGGCCACACGCTGCAGCCGACAGCGCTGGTGCACGAGGCGTATATGCGGCTCGTGAACTGGGACAATGTCAGTTGGCAGAACCGCGCACACTTCTTTGCCGTCGCGGCGCAAGTGATGCGGCATATCCTTATCGATCACGCCCGCGGCAAGGGCTCTCAGCGGCGCTATGGCGGCGAACGTGTCTTGCTTTCCGAGGCCGACAGGCTGGCCGAGAGTACCGAGATCGACGTGCTCCGGCTGGAAGAAGCGCTTCAGGAATTAGCGAAGGCCGATGCGCGACAGGCGAGGATAGTGGAGATGCGCTTCTTTGGCGGGCTCTCGAATGTCGAGGCCGGGCATGTGCTGGGAATCTCGGAACGCACCGTCAAGCGCGAGTGGGCGTTTGCAAAGGCATGGCTTCGGCGCGAACTGAAACGTTAG
- a CDS encoding PQQ-dependent sugar dehydrogenase, which yields MERKGMEFLFLLLTAWFTACSPDGAPENKLVTTVDGVQFRVEAVATGLEVPWGFAWLPTGEMLVTERPGRVRIVEKGKLRAEPVFVVPDVEPSSESGLMDISLHSNFSHNNFVYLAYSYNKDGKRVKVMRYVLKDGKFTEPKVIIEDIPGAPNHAGMRARFGPDKKLYVTTGDATDWNAAQKLDTLVGKTLRLNDDGTVPQDNPFIKREGARPEIWSYGHRNAQGLAWQPGSGLMFQTEHGPSTFEGKGSGGDEVNIVERASNLGWPEIHHTEKREGMVSPLLEYSPACAPASGTFYNGMQFPIFKGNFFFGCLRGARIIRVILDGRKVVRQEDLLSGSFGRIREIAEGPDGFIYFATSNRDGRGTAAKDDDRIMRLVLEPRRPED from the coding sequence ATGGAGCGAAAGGGGATGGAGTTCTTATTTCTTCTGCTGACAGCTTGGTTCACGGCGTGTTCACCTGACGGAGCTCCGGAGAACAAGCTGGTCACTACCGTTGATGGCGTCCAATTTCGCGTCGAGGCCGTCGCGACCGGGCTCGAAGTGCCCTGGGGCTTTGCCTGGCTGCCGACGGGTGAAATGCTGGTCACGGAGCGGCCCGGACGCGTGAGGATAGTTGAGAAGGGTAAATTGCGGGCCGAACCTGTTTTCGTTGTACCGGACGTCGAGCCTTCGAGCGAAAGCGGGCTAATGGACATCTCGCTGCATTCGAATTTTAGCCACAACAACTTTGTCTATCTCGCCTATTCGTATAACAAGGACGGCAAACGCGTTAAGGTGATGCGTTATGTACTGAAGGACGGCAAATTCACCGAGCCGAAGGTCATCATCGAGGATATTCCCGGAGCGCCGAACCATGCGGGAATGCGGGCTCGTTTCGGACCGGATAAGAAACTGTATGTCACAACAGGTGATGCGACCGATTGGAACGCTGCGCAAAAGTTGGATACGCTTGTGGGCAAGACGCTCAGGCTGAATGACGACGGGACCGTTCCGCAGGACAATCCATTCATCAAACGTGAGGGTGCACGGCCCGAGATATGGAGCTACGGCCACCGAAATGCTCAAGGACTAGCCTGGCAGCCGGGCAGCGGGCTGATGTTCCAGACCGAGCACGGGCCGAGCACATTCGAAGGCAAGGGCTCAGGCGGCGACGAGGTCAACATCGTCGAACGCGCCTCCAATCTCGGCTGGCCCGAGATCCACCACACGGAAAAACGCGAGGGAATGGTTTCGCCGCTGCTCGAATACTCACCAGCGTGTGCACCGGCAAGCGGCACGTTCTACAACGGGATGCAGTTCCCGATATTCAAGGGCAATTTCTTTTTCGGCTGCCTCCGCGGCGCACGCATCATTCGCGTCATCCTGGACGGCCGCAAGGTCGTGCGTCAGGAGGACCTGCTGTCGGGTTCCTTTGGCCGAATTCGTGAGATCGCTGAAGGGCCCGACGGCTTTATCTATTTCGCAACATCCAATCGGGACGGTCGCGGGACGGCCGCCAAGGACGATGACCGCATCATGCGATTGGTCCTGGAGCCGAGAAGACCGGAGGATTAG
- a CDS encoding tetratricopeptide repeat protein yields the protein MTRAVETLERLAAESPEDGVTQDAMWLTYWLAGNINEEIDNPRFYRFQEKAARMARDAVARDASDIRAKQRLAKSLSHLGQAANNIGRPAEALAHLEESSRLYQVIIETETRNGRLKADLAASLLRLANTKKKMGQLAPALDTFKQAVAIYVAVNGQFPNDKRTKNNLATAYGEVGKLYEANPAKFRNALRSAGENYRRALDLMLEMQAQQNILSEYDLEFLEEMRAAVEKFTA from the coding sequence ATGACGCGGGCCGTTGAGACGCTCGAACGCTTGGCCGCTGAATCGCCTGAAGATGGCGTTACGCAGGATGCGATGTGGCTGACGTACTGGTTGGCGGGCAATATCAACGAGGAGATCGACAACCCGAGGTTCTATCGTTTTCAGGAAAAGGCGGCACGAATGGCGCGTGACGCGGTGGCTAGAGATGCTTCCGATATCCGTGCAAAACAACGGCTTGCGAAATCGCTTTCGCACCTCGGCCAGGCCGCGAACAACATCGGCCGCCCCGCCGAGGCCCTTGCACACCTCGAAGAATCAAGCCGTCTCTACCAGGTGATTATCGAAACCGAAACTCGCAACGGACGCCTAAAAGCCGACCTTGCCGCATCGCTTCTCAGGCTTGCTAATACCAAGAAGAAGATGGGTCAACTCGCGCCTGCGCTTGACACATTCAAACAGGCCGTCGCGATCTATGTGGCGGTCAACGGGCAGTTCCCGAACGACAAGCGAACAAAGAATAACCTCGCAACAGCATATGGTGAGGTCGGCAAGCTGTATGAGGCCAATCCGGCGAAGTTCAGAAACGCACTGCGATCGGCCGGTGAGAACTACCGCCGAGCTCTCGATCTAATGCTCGAGATGCAGGCGCAGCAGAACATCCTTTCGGAATACGACCTCGAATTCCTCGAAGAAATGCGTGCCGCCGTCGAGAAATTCACAGCCTGA
- a CDS encoding oligosaccharide flippase family protein: MTPDNSERRSSDWDIRNAPRNYVSLIAFQAFSALFSFVAVWLITRYFGSSGYGSLVAIIAASQIAQIFVNWTCVAVVRYGVEEFVDAGAIAATFWTRLVMLAVNLFVVGLLGQYWFGPVGDWLKLTWAAFPLVLSHFAFTAVWVHMQMSLQAAKMLRAQGFLQMLERLLIVLGIVGLIATGGLEFSSVVACYIAAPALMAVVGLVMLRNLVFRRFRLGIGIAKKIVLFSLPLLPFTLVGYLSGSYVDAAFVSKFLSTSDLGVYSVATQINGIAMQLPTLANTVLLPLFITLQTEDQDTRTQNYFRNVLPVLTLGWGVACAVIGLAGNYAIPLIFGPEYSAAGVPLWILLAASAVALPATIGYAVRANALSMTYVPMTAAIAAALVNVIGNMLLIPGYGTVGCAIATLLAFAASVIVFAIMMRGKAQTAVSWIFLAIAPAAVGSIVLITLNSAATAFVTCVAAASMVALLKRDSLGNMTTLIANLRRPA, translated from the coding sequence GTGACACCCGACAATTCTGAGCGACGAAGCTCTGACTGGGACATTCGCAATGCGCCGCGAAACTATGTGTCGCTGATCGCCTTTCAGGCATTCAGTGCGTTGTTTTCGTTTGTGGCCGTGTGGCTGATCACGCGGTATTTCGGCAGCAGCGGTTACGGGTCGCTGGTGGCGATCATTGCGGCGTCGCAGATCGCGCAGATCTTTGTTAATTGGACGTGCGTCGCCGTCGTGCGTTATGGCGTTGAGGAATTTGTCGATGCCGGCGCGATCGCGGCGACATTCTGGACGCGGCTTGTGATGCTCGCGGTGAACCTCTTCGTCGTCGGCCTGCTTGGGCAATACTGGTTTGGCCCCGTTGGAGATTGGCTCAAGCTCACGTGGGCAGCTTTTCCGCTTGTGCTTTCGCACTTTGCATTTACGGCCGTCTGGGTTCACATGCAGATGAGCCTGCAGGCGGCAAAGATGCTGCGAGCACAGGGCTTTCTTCAGATGCTCGAACGCCTGCTGATCGTCCTCGGCATCGTCGGGCTGATCGCGACGGGCGGACTCGAATTCTCGTCGGTCGTCGCATGCTATATTGCCGCACCGGCGTTGATGGCCGTTGTGGGGTTGGTAATGCTGCGAAATCTCGTCTTCCGCCGCTTTAGGCTGGGGATCGGGATCGCGAAGAAGATCGTCTTGTTCTCGCTGCCGCTGCTGCCGTTCACGCTGGTCGGTTATCTGTCGGGAAGTTACGTCGATGCGGCGTTCGTCTCGAAATTCCTCTCGACCTCCGACCTCGGTGTTTATTCCGTCGCCACGCAGATCAACGGCATCGCGATGCAGCTTCCAACGCTCGCAAATACGGTCCTGCTGCCGTTGTTCATCACGCTGCAAACCGAGGATCAAGACACGCGCACCCAGAACTATTTTCGCAATGTCCTGCCAGTACTGACGCTCGGCTGGGGCGTCGCGTGTGCGGTGATCGGCCTCGCGGGAAATTATGCGATACCGTTGATCTTTGGCCCGGAATATTCCGCCGCCGGTGTTCCGCTATGGATACTGCTTGCCGCCTCGGCGGTTGCACTGCCCGCAACCATCGGCTACGCGGTCCGAGCAAATGCCCTGTCGATGACCTACGTTCCGATGACCGCTGCCATCGCCGCCGCGTTGGTCAATGTTATCGGCAACATGCTCCTGATCCCGGGATACGGAACGGTCGGCTGCGCGATAGCGACGTTGCTCGCTTTTGCGGCGAGTGTCATCGTTTTTGCAATAATGATGCGCGGAAAAGCGCAGACGGCTGTGTCGTGGATATTCCTCGCAATCGCCCCGGCCGCTGTAGGATCGATCGTTCTGATCACGCTGAACAGCGCGGCAACGGCGTTCGTTACCTGCGTCGCGGCGGCGTCAATGGTAGCTTTACTCAAAAGGGACTCACTCGGAAACATGACCACGTTGATCGCAAATCTCAGGAGGCCCGCTTAG